In Chryseobacterium gleum, a single genomic region encodes these proteins:
- a CDS encoding PKD domain-containing protein: MNYFQKNKKNIIIGVIATLLIAALVALWLQKKVIHSADDIVGVVYPSSLAVGDTLLFEDKTQFAKTKRWNFGDGTTSDKNSGIHFYNKPGYYQVSLIVDNKYTKSFPVMVSARSVQKPKDTAKITTTIEAPAQAMQNENVPFRAVSEAKRFAWKFGETGNTDAKDKFTIYSYKKPGDYLVTLYTEESEDPVYHRIKILPAYDALAEDEISVEDSYAKVDNDFKYHLQQIANGNSFNMHYNYLLKTYLCNNENTVVKVNDSKVNNFYMYCAGLQFDKNTVIQTVKVNLDDTQNCVTKVDINQSK, translated from the coding sequence ATGAATTATTTTCAAAAGAACAAGAAAAACATTATTATCGGTGTTATTGCAACTTTGCTGATCGCAGCATTGGTTGCTCTGTGGCTGCAGAAAAAGGTAATACATTCGGCAGATGATATTGTTGGGGTGGTTTATCCGTCTTCACTGGCGGTAGGAGACACGCTTTTATTCGAAGATAAAACCCAGTTTGCCAAAACCAAAAGATGGAATTTCGGAGATGGGACAACTTCAGATAAAAACAGTGGTATACACTTCTATAATAAACCAGGATATTATCAGGTGAGTTTGATCGTAGACAATAAGTACACGAAATCTTTCCCTGTAATGGTAAGCGCAAGAAGCGTTCAGAAGCCAAAGGATACTGCGAAGATTACCACGACAATCGAAGCTCCTGCACAGGCAATGCAAAATGAAAACGTACCTTTCCGTGCTGTTTCTGAAGCAAAGCGTTTTGCATGGAAATTCGGAGAAACCGGCAACACGGATGCTAAAGATAAATTTACAATTTATTCCTATAAAAAGCCCGGTGATTATCTTGTAACGCTTTATACAGAAGAAAGCGAAGATCCTGTTTACCACCGTATTAAAATTCTTCCTGCCTATGATGCTCTTGCAGAAGATGAAATTTCTGTAGAAGATTCTTATGCAAAAGTTGACAACGATTTCAAATATCACCTGCAGCAGATTGCAAACGGAAACAGTTTCAATATGCATTACAATTACCTGTTAAAAACCTATCTGTGTAACAATGAAAATACAGTGGTAAAAGTAAATGACAGTAAAGTAAACAACTTCTACATGTATTGTGCAGGTCTTCAGTTTGACAAAAATACGGTGATCCAGACTGTAAAAGTAAACCTGGATGACACGCAGAACTGTGTAACGAAAGTAGATATCAATCAAAGCAAATAA